The following are encoded together in the Desulfococcus multivorans genome:
- the thyX gene encoding FAD-dependent thymidylate synthase: MIIISPYHEILYMPDGDTVLKIIELAGRTCYKSEDKMTPTSGADFIRRIVRSGHHSVIEHMNVTVKFTCDRGVSHELVRHRLAAYSQESTRYANYANDRFGNEITVIRPFFWAEDSQAYQDWRSAMAYAEKMYLKLVREGASPQEARSVLPNSLKTEVVMTANLREWKHVINLRCSRAAHPQIREIMLPLLAEMHQRLPVVFEQEHEKYLKPA, translated from the coding sequence ATGATAATCATATCCCCCTACCACGAGATCCTGTATATGCCCGACGGCGATACGGTCCTGAAGATCATCGAACTGGCCGGGCGAACCTGCTATAAGAGCGAGGATAAAATGACACCGACATCGGGGGCCGATTTTATCCGGCGCATCGTCCGTTCCGGGCATCACAGCGTGATCGAGCACATGAACGTCACCGTGAAATTTACCTGTGACCGCGGTGTCAGCCATGAGCTGGTCCGTCACCGTCTTGCCGCCTACAGCCAGGAATCGACACGGTATGCCAACTACGCCAACGACAGATTCGGAAATGAAATTACCGTGATCAGACCCTTTTTCTGGGCGGAGGACTCCCAGGCCTACCAGGACTGGCGCTCGGCCATGGCCTATGCCGAAAAGATGTATCTCAAGCTTGTCCGGGAGGGAGCAAGTCCCCAGGAGGCCCGAAGCGTGCTGCCCAACAGCCTGAAGACCGAGGTGGTCATGACGGCCAATCTGCGGGAATGGAAGCACGTGATCAACCTGAGATGCTCCAGGGCCGCCCACCCTCAGATACGAGAAATCATGTTACCGCTCCTTGCGGAGATGCATCAACGTCTACCTGTTGTCTTTGAACAAGAACATGAGAAATATCTTAAACCGGCTTGA
- a CDS encoding phosphoribosylanthranilate isomerase, with protein MTDSVSRIPQVKVCGLTDPAQALAVAKLGVDAVGCVFFPKSPRHMTREAARTLCRVLPANVRRVGVFVDESFSQIMGVVEACGLDVVQLHGQEPPELIRRLRRQGLLVIKALFAARSPGLSDLDTYAPSGFLVECGAGKLPGGNAETWDWARARSLSDRYPLILAGGLTPENIVRAVGLAQPDAVDVSSGVEASPGNKDLRKLAALMAAIRGCRMERRLLKIF; from the coding sequence ATGACCGACTCTGTTTCCAGGATACCTCAGGTCAAGGTATGCGGCCTGACGGATCCGGCCCAGGCCCTTGCCGTTGCGAAACTGGGCGTGGATGCCGTCGGTTGCGTATTTTTCCCGAAAAGTCCACGGCATATGACCCGGGAGGCGGCCAGGACGCTCTGTCGGGTGTTGCCTGCCAACGTCCGACGCGTCGGTGTCTTTGTCGACGAGTCCTTTTCCCAAATCATGGGCGTCGTCGAGGCGTGCGGGCTCGATGTCGTCCAATTGCACGGACAGGAGCCTCCGGAGTTGATACGCCGACTTCGCCGACAGGGTCTTCTGGTCATCAAGGCCTTGTTCGCCGCCCGATCGCCTGGACTCTCCGATCTCGATACGTATGCACCTTCGGGATTCCTGGTGGAATGCGGCGCCGGAAAACTTCCCGGCGGCAATGCCGAAACGTGGGATTGGGCCCGGGCCAGGTCTCTCTCCGATCGTTATCCGCTCATTCTGGCGGGCGGCCTGACGCCGGAAAACATTGTCAGGGCGGTCGGCCTGGCTCAGCCGGATGCCGTCGATGTCAGCTCCGGGGTGGAGGCTTCCCCCGGCAACAAGGACCTTCGGAAGTTGGCGGCGCTGATGGCGGCGATCCGTGGATGCCGAATGGAGAGACGTCTGCTGAAAATTTTTTGA
- the trpD gene encoding anthranilate phosphoribosyltransferase codes for MFRTYLNRIVKRENLNESEMSFMITEILSGNATDAQIGAFMAALATKGETFEEVAGAAGAMRRKAVRIQTSGGMVVDPVGTGGDGMNTFNISTTSAFVVAGCGVTVAKHGNRAVTSKCGSADVLESLGVKLDTDPEIVEEAVREIGIGFLFAPLYHSAMRYAAPARKEVGIRSIFNMLGPLTNPAGANCQLIGVYAPELTEMFAGALKLLGTKQAMVVHGHDGLDEISVCAPTRISELREGLIRTYDITPEQFFGRTADPKELLGGGPEENAGILRRVLAGERGAKRDVVVLNAGAALTVARKAGDLKSGIAMAEAAIDSGAAAGKLDALVQYTRENG; via the coding sequence ATGTTTCGAACGTATCTGAACAGAATTGTCAAGCGTGAAAACCTGAACGAGTCGGAAATGTCGTTCATGATTACCGAGATTTTGTCGGGGAATGCCACCGACGCTCAGATCGGCGCGTTCATGGCGGCATTGGCCACCAAAGGCGAAACCTTCGAGGAGGTCGCCGGCGCTGCAGGCGCCATGCGGCGGAAAGCCGTGCGGATCCAGACATCGGGCGGCATGGTGGTAGACCCGGTCGGCACCGGCGGAGACGGCATGAACACCTTCAACATCTCGACAACCTCGGCCTTCGTGGTGGCGGGATGCGGGGTGACCGTAGCCAAGCACGGGAACCGCGCCGTTACCAGCAAGTGCGGCAGCGCCGATGTGTTGGAATCCCTTGGCGTCAAACTGGATACCGATCCTGAAATCGTCGAGGAGGCGGTCCGGGAGATCGGCATCGGGTTCCTGTTCGCGCCTCTTTATCACAGCGCCATGCGATACGCCGCCCCCGCCCGAAAAGAGGTCGGCATCCGCAGCATCTTCAACATGCTGGGGCCGCTCACGAACCCGGCAGGGGCCAACTGCCAGCTCATCGGCGTATACGCCCCCGAGCTGACGGAGATGTTTGCGGGCGCCCTCAAGCTCCTGGGCACGAAACAGGCCATGGTGGTTCACGGCCACGACGGGCTCGACGAGATCTCCGTGTGTGCCCCCACGCGGATTTCCGAGCTCCGGGAGGGTCTCATCCGGACCTATGATATCACACCGGAGCAGTTCTTTGGTCGAACCGCCGATCCAAAGGAGTTGCTGGGCGGAGGCCCCGAAGAGAACGCCGGGATCCTCCGACGGGTCCTCGCGGGGGAGCGGGGGGCGAAAAGGGACGTGGTCGTGTTGAACGCCGGTGCAGCGCTCACGGTGGCCCGGAAAGCCGGGGATCTCAAATCCGGGATCGCCATGGCCGAAGCCGCCATCGACAGCGGAGCGGCCGCTGGAAAGTTGGATGCCCTTGTTCAATATACCCGGGAGAATGGATAA
- a CDS encoding sirohydrochlorin cobaltochelatase, translating to MKTPIVLAAFGTTTRAMKTYSFINDICRERFIGHPIFWAFSSRQVRDFSNRNYNTNMQHPHEVLRKLKKEGYPWAVVQSLHFTCGHEFYRLIEEVGDCGIRTAMGLPLLHRPEDYKSVVAALMPHLPEAADEAMVMIGHGTDHPSWSSYVALDYIFRKTKSSGVYVGLVEQGYPTMASVIEEVSRDGYRKVKLVPLMLVAGLHFEEDMSGDNHSWRFAFENAGIAVSLENQGLGFNRGIVDLYCRHIHDALDVIPDNQGCRLPCSKISVV from the coding sequence ATGAAAACGCCTATTGTCCTGGCCGCATTCGGCACGACCACCCGCGCCATGAAAACCTATTCCTTCATCAATGACATCTGTCGGGAGCGATTTATCGGCCATCCGATCTTCTGGGCGTTCTCTTCCCGTCAGGTCAGGGATTTTTCCAATCGGAACTACAACACCAACATGCAGCATCCCCACGAAGTGCTGCGGAAGCTCAAAAAAGAGGGCTACCCGTGGGCCGTGGTTCAGTCCCTTCATTTCACTTGCGGTCACGAGTTTTATCGATTGATCGAGGAGGTGGGCGACTGCGGGATACGGACCGCCATGGGGCTGCCGTTGTTGCACCGGCCCGAGGATTACAAATCCGTTGTCGCCGCCTTGATGCCCCATCTGCCCGAGGCGGCGGACGAGGCGATGGTCATGATCGGCCACGGCACGGATCATCCGAGTTGGAGCAGCTATGTCGCATTGGATTACATTTTCAGAAAGACGAAGTCGTCCGGGGTTTACGTGGGCCTTGTGGAACAGGGTTATCCAACCATGGCGTCGGTGATCGAGGAGGTGTCCAGGGACGGTTACCGGAAGGTGAAACTCGTACCCCTGATGCTGGTGGCAGGCCTCCATTTCGAAGAGGATATGTCGGGTGACAACCATTCCTGGCGGTTCGCTTTTGAAAATGCGGGCATAGCCGTTTCTCTGGAAAACCAGGGGCTGGGGTTCAACCGGGGGATCGTCGACCTCTATTGCCGTCACATTCACGACGCCCTTGACGTGATTCCCGACAACCAGGGCTGTCGTCTTCCATGCTCGAAAATCTCCGTCGTTTGA
- a CDS encoding anthranilate synthase component II yields the protein MLIMIDNYDSFTYNLVQYLEGLGMPVRVFRNDQVTLAEIQRLNPAGIVISPGPGRPGTAGVSMDVIRALSGKIPILGVCLGHQSIAEAMGGNIVPAKRLMHGKTSTITADGRMLYHGINQPFQAMRYHSLAVCRKTLPDCLVVTCESEDGEIMGIRHREHPTEGIQFHPESIMTPVGKRLLRNFLRFSVDGAGRS from the coding sequence ATGCTGATTATGATCGATAATTACGACTCGTTTACCTATAATCTGGTCCAGTACCTGGAAGGGTTGGGAATGCCGGTGCGGGTTTTTCGGAACGACCAGGTGACATTGGCGGAAATTCAACGGCTCAATCCCGCCGGGATCGTGATTTCACCCGGACCGGGCCGCCCCGGTACAGCGGGGGTTTCCATGGACGTCATCCGTGCGCTGTCGGGGAAGATTCCCATCCTCGGGGTTTGCCTCGGGCACCAGTCCATCGCCGAGGCCATGGGCGGCAATATCGTTCCGGCAAAGCGGCTGATGCACGGCAAGACATCGACCATCACGGCCGACGGCAGAATGCTTTACCACGGCATCAACCAGCCGTTCCAGGCCATGCGTTACCATTCCCTCGCCGTCTGTCGAAAAACCCTGCCCGACTGTCTCGTCGTCACCTGCGAGTCCGAGGACGGCGAAATTATGGGGATCCGGCATCGGGAGCATCCGACCGAAGGTATTCAGTTCCACCCTGAATCGATCATGACCCCCGTGGGCAAGCGGCTGCTCAGAAATTTTCTGCGGTTTTCGGTCGACGGCGCCGGCAGGTCTTAG
- the trpC gene encoding indole-3-glycerol phosphate synthase TrpC: MTTDILSRIVEQKRLEVSRARERLPETELRRLAAAPRKRRPFYDVLASAGPSGVNIIAEIKRASPSKGVIRSRLDPSLYARQYEDGGADALSVLTDASFFHGSPADLAQARSAVRLPVLRKDFIIDAYQIFESAVMGADAILLIVRILSPEQLREYMALAKDSGMDVLVEIHSTSELETAVEADARLIGINNRNLETFDTDVGRASAMGGMLGPPRVAVAESGIRNRKDIERLTAAGIFNFLIGESIVRSADPARFIRSLKGY, from the coding sequence ATGACGACCGACATTCTGAGCCGGATCGTGGAACAGAAACGCCTCGAGGTCTCCCGGGCGAGAGAGCGTCTCCCCGAAACGGAACTCCGCCGTCTCGCCGCAGCCCCGCGCAAACGGCGTCCCTTTTACGACGTCCTGGCCTCGGCAGGACCTTCGGGTGTCAATATCATTGCCGAGATCAAACGGGCCTCTCCCTCCAAAGGCGTCATCCGTTCCCGGCTGGATCCTTCCCTCTACGCACGTCAATACGAGGACGGAGGGGCCGATGCCCTGTCCGTCCTCACCGACGCGTCCTTTTTCCACGGGAGTCCGGCGGATCTGGCCCAGGCGCGTTCCGCCGTCCGTCTGCCGGTGTTGCGGAAGGACTTCATCATCGATGCCTACCAGATTTTCGAGTCGGCGGTTATGGGTGCCGACGCCATACTGCTCATCGTCCGTATCCTGAGCCCCGAACAGCTTCGGGAGTATATGGCTTTGGCAAAGGACAGCGGCATGGACGTCCTGGTGGAGATCCATTCGACATCGGAGCTTGAAACCGCGGTCGAGGCCGACGCCCGGCTGATCGGCATCAACAATCGGAACCTTGAAACCTTCGACACCGATGTCGGGCGAGCCTCCGCCATGGGGGGTATGCTTGGGCCGCCAAGGGTGGCCGTTGCGGAGAGCGGCATACGGAATCGGAAGGATATCGAACGCCTTACAGCCGCCGGTATCTTCAACTTCCTCATCGGCGAAAGCATCGTTCGCTCAGCGGACCCTGCCCGGTTTATTCGATCCCTGAAAGGATACTGA